The Pseudonocardia broussonetiae DNA segment CGGAGCAGCAAACGATAACCGATGCTTGATCCTTAAGTATCCTCGTGCCGGTAACAATAACTACGCCGCAGGTTGGTGGGGCAGTGTCGCACCGAGCGGCTATGATCGGGATGGGCATCGTGTTGTTGAAGGCAACAGCCAGTGCGACGAAGCAAACGCGATCGACGCTGACGACTTCCCCTCTCCTCTCCGCTGGATCGACTGAGGTCGACTACCATTCAGAGCAGATCGGGCTGTTGTCTCACGTATAGGGACAGCTCGACACTGCCAGCGCGCACGCTGTGCCCTTTCCAGCCGTGGTTGTCGAGGCCGACTCGCCGGGGGGCACAGCGTGCGCCTGGTGCGCGAAGCCCGTTCGACTGGAGGCGGCGCATCTCGCCGCATCTGAACGTTCATGCTCGACCGTGGCCATCCCGCTGCACCAGATCATGTAACCCGCGACCGTCGGCCGACGACGTACGGACGACGATCCATTTAGGGAGGACACGCCGTGGGCAGCCCGGGCAGTAGCTACTTCGTCGGACCCGCAGACCAACCCGACAAGTATCGGCTGCTCCAGCAGGTGGGTGGCGGTGGCGAGGCGCAGCTCTGGCAAGCCTCCATTCCCGTCGGCGGCGAGGAGGAACCGGTAGCCGTCAAGATTCTTCGAGCCGACCGCATGGGCAACTTCGCCCAGCTGTCCGCACGCTGGGCCGAGCAGGCGGAGGTACTGCGCTTCCTGCGCCACCCCGGCGTAGTTGGAGTCCGTGAGCACTTCGAGGGCTCTCTGATGCACATCGGCGGCGAGGCTGGCTCGACCGCGGGAAAGTCGCTTTATCTCGTCATGAATTGGGTCGATGGGCATCCACTCAAGGAGGTTGTTGCGCTGAGTGGAGGCACCCGCCAATCGGTGCTACAGCTGCTACATCATCTCGAACAGGTTGCTGAGGTGCTTGACTGGCTGCACTCCGGCGAGGCGACCCCCTCTGGACGCCCAGTCGTACACGGCGACCTGTCGGCCGGCAACGTCATGATCAGCCCGACCGGCCAGGCAGTGCTTGTCGACTTCGGCCTCGCGCGGCTCGTCGCACACCAGACAGAGCAGGCAGCAGGCACCCCAGGGTACGCGGCACCGGAAGTGTGGCTTTCTGGGCATTACTCCCCCGCGGGGGACCGCTACGGCTTCGGCGCAATCACCTACTTCGCCATAACCGGCAGCCACCCGACATTCGATCGGAATGCGATACACGCCGGCTTCCTCAGCAGTCCACTGCTAGCCGCCGCACCAAGACAAACTGTCGAACGCGCCATGACGATGTTCAGCGACGATCCGAATGCCCGTCCGGCGGCTTTGCCGTGGATTCGGTCTTTGCGGCAGGCCGCCACGACCACCGGACCGCACAGCACCGGCTTTCCCACAACTGTCCTCTCAGGTGCCCCATATGTACCTCAAATTCCTGAGCAGGTGACCCCAGTTGAACAGCCACGCGGCCTGCGTCGGTTCGTTCTGGCTGCAGGCGCGATCGTTTTGGGCCTGGTGGCCGCGACAGCGTTCGGCGCGACCGTGCTCAGCGGCGCCTTTGCGGATGACCCCACCGGTGAAGTGCCTACGTCGACGTCACCAATACTCCCAACTACTGATGCCCCAACTACCGTTCCAAATGTTGGTCAGCAGTCTGCGCCGCCACCGTCGCCCCCGACATCGACGGCGCCCGCATCGCGTTACCGGCAGGTCTTTGCATCGGAGGTGTTAGAGATTCCCGCAGGCGCCTGCCCATTCCAAACGGACGTTGACCTTGATGAACCGCGAGTGAACGCCGACTCACGGAGCGACACTGAGCTCAGCTACGGACGTCCTTGCGGTGGGGACGATTATCAAATAATTCAATTCCTGCAGCTGGCAGCCCAAGCAGATGCGGCGACAGACTCGCCAGAAGAGTGCGACTTGGGAATTCGCCGGGCACCTCTAGGAAACAGCTATGTTGACGCTGCAGAGGGAGGGCGATTTTGCGTATCGACCTCCGAAGATCGCATGGCTCTTATACAAGTAGGACCTCTGTCTGGATCGTCTGAACGCCCGACCGTGACGATCACCGTGTCACTTTGGGCGACGACGTAGTGCCCCGCTTCCGCCATGACGCGTCCACGCCCGGGAACGCCGCTGACGATGTTCTGCTACCGCCTGCGAAGGGGGTGGCGAGCCGGATAGCAGCATTGGGCCGGCAGCGTGGAGCCATTCATAGAGCGAAAGCGCGTTGACCAGTGCGTCGTGGAGCGACGACAGAGTCGCTACTCGACGCAGGTACGCAGCTGAAGTTCATTTCCAAAGGCAGCGGGAGGCGTGTACCGAGTCACGTCAGGATGGCTCCGCCGTCGGTCGGGCGTGCGCAGCAAGGCCGCGCCGGCGGTGGGAGGGGCAAGCACGCTGTTCCGCTTGCGGCTCCCACCGCCGGTGTGGCATCCCTCGGGGCGACCGAGTGACGGCGGAGTCTCCCAGCCACCTCCCACGGCAGCGTTCCTCGTTGGTCCGCTCCGCCGGAGTGAGGGCCGGGTCTGGGCGGAGCCCAGCTACTTGAAGTTCCCGAATCGTCAGAGGTCGGCCGCATACTTGGACTCGTGTCCACGCTGGTTCTGCCGACGTGGGTGGTCCCGGACTTCGACGCGGTGATGGAGTGCGAGCGGGTGAGCCGGCGCCTGCTGGCACTCGGACCGCGCGCGACGACCACCCGCGAAGCCGGCGTGGCCGCAGCACTGGTGTGGCTGACGCTGGGCGAGGTCTCGCCGATGACCCACCGCACGACGCTCGACGGACATCGGTCGGACGGAAAGTGGATGTCGGGTGCCTCCTGCGAGCTGGCACGCGCGGAGTCCTGGGTCGCGCTGTGCCTCGCGGCTGGCGCGCCTGAACCGACCACCGACGATTGGCATCGGCTGGGAGTCGAGCCGGCGCCTGCGGTCACCGACGACCCCGAGTTCGCCTACGGCGTCTGGCGCACGCTGGCGTGGCTGCTCGGCGTGCGGGAGGACTTCCCGATCTACACGAGCTGGCACCGGGCCGCGGGTATCCGACACGACCGGCCGCACCTGTACGGCCGCCGCCGCTCGACGTCGGACGCTGCTTGGCGCACGGCGGAGCAGGCGGCCCGCGACCAGGCGCAGGCGGACGCCCGGAGGTACTGGGAGCACGTGCGGGCGCGGGCAGACGCCACGGCATGAGCGCCTACCCGCGCACCTGTCAGCGGTAGCGGGACAGCTCATCGCTGTCGTCCACCTCCGCTACCGGCTCAGCGTGCCGGGCTAGCTCGACGATCTGCTCAAACTCAGCGTCGCGCGCAACGCCCCTGTTCTCCGCCTCCGTGCGTGCGGTGATCTCGGCGAGCGCGAGCTGCGCCCGGGCCACGGCCTCGGCGGTCTCGTCGATCGTCGGGATGCGCCGGCGCTCGGCCCGGTCGGTGCGCTCGCTCGGGTGCGCGGTGCTGAGGTCACGCACGTCGGGCACAGCCGTCTCGGCAGCGTCGGCCGGATCGGCAATCCGCTCGATGTCCGACCCATACAGCTCGTGTTCGTCGCGGATCTCGCGGTCGCGGTCGGCGTCGGCCTCCTCGGCCCGGTGCAGGGCGAGCCACTCGTCGGCCGTGATCCGGTCGGTCGGATGGTCGGGGTCGATCCCCCGCGCCCGCAGCTCCGTCCCGGCCCGGTGCGCGTTGTCCCGGGTGACCGCCGTGTGCACGAACCAGCGCCCGCGGGCCTGGTCGGCGTCCTCCAGAACCGCGGCCCGCGCGGCGAGCTGCTCGGCCTCGCGGGCAGCCGCCGCCGCGTCGGCGCGCAGCCGGACAGCGTCGGCCTCGTCAAGGCCGGGCGCGTCGGCACGCGCGGCCCACAGCTCCGCGTCGGTGCGCGCCTTGGCTGCGGCCTGGTGGGTGGCGTCGAGTTCGTCGGCAACGTCGCGCGGCGCCCACGTCTCCTCGCGGGCGTAGGCGACGTAGCGGGCGCGGAGCTGGCCGTCGGTCAGGTCGGCCTCCTCGGCGCCGACGTCGAGAAGCCCCAGGGCCTCGTGCGCGGCCCGATAGACCGCAGCCTTCTCAGCGAGCCCGGGCGCGGGGGCGTGGCCGAGCGGGTCGAGGTCGTCGGTGTGGCCCGCGAGCTCGCGGTACGCCGCGGCCCAGCCGGCACGGTGCTCCCACTCCTGGCGGGCGAGCACGTCGTCGTCGGCCGGGACGGGACCGAGCGCGTCGAGCGCCCACCGCGGCGGCTGCTCCGCGGCCTGGAAGCCGAGTTCGTGGCGGCGGGCGTCGGCGGCCTCGGCACGGTCGGTCAGCCACGCGGCCCACTCCTCGGGGACCCGGGACGGAATGAGGTCGCTCATCGTCGTCAGGTGCGGGGTGAGACGCCCGGCGTAGGCGCTGGTGATGCGGCTGTGCAGCACCTGAGCGGGCGACCGGGCGCCGGTGAGGTCCCGGTCGGCGAGGACGCCGGACAGCACCACGTCGGGATCGTGGCCGGCGAGTTCCGCGGTGCGCAACAACCGCTCCAGCGACCCGAACGCCTCGTCGGCGGCGAGCGCAGCCCGCTGGTCGGGCGTGATCGCGCCGTCGGCGGTGAGCCGGTCGAGCGTCGCGGCGGTCCGCCCAGCGGTGACGGTCCGGGCGACGATGTCGGCGAGCTGTTCGACGTGGGTCATGGTCGAACGGGCGGCGATGTCCGCCTGCTCGCGCACGGCCAGCGCCGACCGCTCCCGCTCGTAGCCGTCCAGGACGTCGGCGAGCACGGCCGCGGCACTGCGCGGCTCGACGTCGAACGTCTCCCCTGTCGCCGCGTCGGGCGGTGTGGCGGTGGTGACCACCCACGCAGTGTTGCTCTCCCGGCCGCGGGTCATCGGCACCAGCAGCCCGGGCAGGTCCGTCCCGGCCCCGGGAACGCAGTGGGCGGTGTCGACGGTGCGGCCCTCCGCAGCGTGCGCGGTGGAGGCGTAGCCGAGCGTCAGGTCGGCGGCGATGTAGGAAGCGGGCAGGGCGAGCGGGTCACCGAGCACCTCCCCGTCCGGGCCGCGCCCGACCACCGGCGCCACGGTGAGCCCACCGTCCGGGCGCAGCGCGGTCACGCGGTAGGTGTCGCGATTGATCGGGGCGCGGGTGTTTCCGTCGACGCCGATCAGCTCCCAGCCGTTGCGGCGGGCCTGGACGAGATCGCCGACGCCGGCCGTCACGCCTTCCCAGCCCTCGCGGCCCAGCGGTACGCCCGCCTCGTCGACCCGGCCGAGCGAGACCAGCTCGGCGCGCAGCGCAGCCGATACCCGGGCCGCGGCCTCGTTGTCGCGGACCATCAGCAGCGACTCCCGTCCGGCGAGGGTGTCGGCCAGCCACGCGCGGGACGCGGCGGTCTCGGCCTGCTCCGCGGTGCCGCCCTCGCGGAGACGGCCGTGCTTGCCGTACTCGGCGAGTACGTCGGGGTCACCGTCGCGCAGCCGCAGTGACGCGGCGCGTTCCCACTCCGCGCTGAAGCGGCGCACCTCGGCCAGCTCGTAGCGGATGCCGTGCTTGGCGACGTCGGCCAGCGCACCGCCCGGGCCGACGGCGCCGAGCTGGCGCGGGTCGCCGACGAGCAGCAGCTTCGCTCCGGCCTGGGCGCACCGCGCCTGGATGTCGGCGAGCTGGTCGGTACCAGCCATGTTCGCCTCGTCGACGACCACGAGATCGTCACGGCGCAGCCGCCACCGCTCGTCGGTCCGGGACACCGGGCCACCGGCGGCGAGCCGGACCTGCGCACCCAGCCATGCAGCGGTGTTGGTCGCCACGGTGACGCCCTCCTCGGCCAGCACCCCGGCCGCGACCTGGGACGGGGTGAGACCGAAGACCCGGCGCTCGTCGACGCCGACCCACGCCTCCGACAAGGCCCCGACGACGAACGACTTGCCGGTACCGGGTGCGGCGGAGAGGACCTCGACCTGTGCGCCGGACGTCAGGACGCCCCGCAGGGCCGCCGCCTGGTCGACGCCCAGCGGGCGCCCGGACGTGGCGAACCGGGCGACGACCGCGCCCGCGGCGTCCGGGGTGAATCGGGCGGCGCCGCGACGGACCAGCGCGGCCCGCAGCGCGTGCTCCGCCGAGACCTGCCCCTCGGTGGTGAACAGGGCGACGGCGGGCGCGGTGTAGGGCGACCGGCCGTCGGCGAGCAGCTCCGACGCCGGCAGGTTGGTCGTGTCTCCCGGGCGGGTCACCGGCACGGCACCGTCGAGCGCGGCGTCGGTGAGCCCGTCGAGCAGCGGGCGGATGTCCTCGGGCGGGAGCCGCAGGTTTCCGGGCAGCGCGTCGGAGACGGCCCGCATGAGCGAGGAGCGGGTCCACGCCTGCTTCGTCTCTGACACCCCGGCCAGGGCGCGGTCGACCACGTCCTGCACCGACCACTCGGCCGCGTCGCTCGCCTGCTGCGCGCGGACCCGGACGTCGTGGGCGACCTGCCCCAGCCCGGTCCCGATCGACTCCGCGCACTGCTCGGTCCACCGGGCGAGCTGCTCGGCGCGGGTCTCCCCCTCGTGCGACTTCGCCGCGCGGGTGGCGAGCGTGGCCTGCCGGGCGATGTAGAAGCGCTCCGCCGACGACGGCTCACGGCCGTAGGTGTGCCGGAACTCCGTGAGCATCTCCGCGGTCCGACCCGTGACGGCCTTCCGCCGCGACGAGAACAGGTCCATCACCTCGGGCGAGACGCCGAGCACCTCGCGGGCCCGGCCGTCCGGGCGGGTGGCGAACTCGACGCCGAGCGACCGCGTCATGTGCGCCTCCATGACCCGCTCGCCGATCGCGCCGGCTGCACCGCGCAGGGCGTGGATGGCGCGGGAGTCGAGCGTGCGCCAGGTACCGTCGGCGCAGGGCACGCGGTTGAGGATGCCCTGGTGGACGTGCAGCTGCGGGTCCTTGTCGCGCGAGTCGTGCTGGAGGAACTGCGCGACGACGAACTCGTGGCCGTCGACCCAGCGGCCCGCTCCGCCGCCGTGGTGCCCGACGCGGGAGTAGCCGGCCTCGTCCTGCAGGTAATCGATCGCGGCGCGGGCGCCGGCCATCACAGCCTCCTCGACGGCCTGCGCGTGCGCCTCCCATGCCTGCGCCGCCTCCTCATCCCCGGCGGCACGGGCCTCCGTGGCCGCGCGCTCGAACGCGACCGCGAGCACGGTCACGCTCTTGGGCGCGGAAAACGTGACGTCGAGGAACGACACGGCCTGCCGCGCTGACCGCTCGGCCTGCGTGCGAAGCTCGGCCCGCTGCTCCGGCCCGGCCCCCGGGTGCGCCTCGAGCAACCCGGCGTAGACCTCGTCGGCGCTGCGGTACCTGCGGTGGCCCGGTGCGAGCTGGTCGGCCTCGTCCCACGTCTCGGGCGAGTGCGATCGCGGGTCGCGCGGATCACGCAGGTGCGAGTAGAGCGCCTCCATCACGTGCGGGTCGACCTCGCCCTCGAGCCCGAGCATCTCGGCCCCGGCGCCGTACCAGCGCCCGGGCGGCTCGCCTGCGGCGACGGCTCCGGTGTAGTAGTTCTCGCGGCCGGTGGCCACGGCGTCGGTGAGGTAGCGGACGGAGTGTCCGGTGGCGATGCTGAGCACGGCGGGTCCCCTTGCTGTCGATCTCGGGCACGGCCGTCGAGCGAGCCCGCCAGGGCGAGCGAAGATCACCAAGGGATCGTGATGCCTCGGTGTGCTTCGTCCTTCGTTCTTCTGCTCGTCCTGGCGGTGCTCGCTGCGGTCGGTCTCGTCGGTCAGGTGCGTCGGTGCTGCTGGCGCATGTAGGCGTCGGCTTCGTGGAGCTGCTCGTCGGTGGGTTCGGGTCGGGGCGCGAGTGCGTCCTTCGTCCATGCGACGGCGATCGGCTCGGCGTGATCGGCGAGCGGTGCGGGTGCGGCGGGTCGGGCGTGTGCGGTGCCGGTGCGGTGCAGCGACAGCTCGCACGTGCCTATCGCGGCCCGGACGCGCTTGGCGACGCCGGGGCGCTGGCGATCGTGCCAGTCGCCGACGCGCAGCCACGTTCCGGCCTTCGGGTCGAACGCCTCGGCGTGCGCGCGACGCAGCCACCACAACTCCTCGATCACCTCCGGGTGCCAGAGCCAGCACGCGGAGAGCACGGCGTCGGGGTAGCGGAGAAAGACGCGACGGGTCCAGCCGACCAGGTCGGCCAGGTCGGTGACGGCCTGCTCGGGGTCCTGCGAAAGGAGCCAGGACCGGACCGGGTCGGGCCCCGCGGCCTCCGGCACGAGCGTGGCGGCCACCTCGGCGAGGTCCCCGGCGAGCTGCCGCACGAGCGCGTCGAGCGCCGTCACCCGGCGGCCGTTGCGCTCGACCGAGCGGACGAGGGCGGCGAGCTGCTCGTCGTCGACGGTGGTCGGGCTGCTCATCGTCGCCACTCCGTGTCGTCGGCGGGCAGGACCCTCAGCAGCGAGGGCTCCTCGACCGGCACCTGCTCGATCGCCCGCCATGGATTCCCGAGCCGCCGAGCGAGGCCGACGGTCCACGCGCCCGTTCGTGCCACCGGCTCGCCCACATGCACGCCGATCCAGCCTGCTGCGGTGGCGACCGCCGCTCGCAGCCGCACGTCGAGCGCCTCGGGGTGCTGCCAGGCGCGGACGTCCCGGCGTCGATAGGCCATCTGCACCCGGCCGATCACCGGCG contains these protein-coding regions:
- a CDS encoding serine/threonine protein kinase, yielding MGSPGSSYFVGPADQPDKYRLLQQVGGGGEAQLWQASIPVGGEEEPVAVKILRADRMGNFAQLSARWAEQAEVLRFLRHPGVVGVREHFEGSLMHIGGEAGSTAGKSLYLVMNWVDGHPLKEVVALSGGTRQSVLQLLHHLEQVAEVLDWLHSGEATPSGRPVVHGDLSAGNVMISPTGQAVLVDFGLARLVAHQTEQAAGTPGYAAPEVWLSGHYSPAGDRYGFGAITYFAITGSHPTFDRNAIHAGFLSSPLLAAAPRQTVERAMTMFSDDPNARPAALPWIRSLRQAATTTGPHSTGFPTTVLSGAPYVPQIPEQVTPVEQPRGLRRFVLAAGAIVLGLVAATAFGATVLSGAFADDPTGEVPTSTSPILPTTDAPTTVPNVGQQSAPPPSPPTSTAPASRYRQVFASEVLEIPAGACPFQTDVDLDEPRVNADSRSDTELSYGRPCGGDDYQIIQFLQLAAQADAATDSPEECDLGIRRAPLGNSYVDAAEGGRFCVSTSEDRMALIQVGPLSGSSERPTVTITVSLWATT
- the mobF gene encoding MobF family relaxase, yielding MLSIATGHSVRYLTDAVATGRENYYTGAVAAGEPPGRWYGAGAEMLGLEGEVDPHVMEALYSHLRDPRDPRSHSPETWDEADQLAPGHRRYRSADEVYAGLLEAHPGAGPEQRAELRTQAERSARQAVSFLDVTFSAPKSVTVLAVAFERAATEARAAGDEEAAQAWEAHAQAVEEAVMAGARAAIDYLQDEAGYSRVGHHGGGAGRWVDGHEFVVAQFLQHDSRDKDPQLHVHQGILNRVPCADGTWRTLDSRAIHALRGAAGAIGERVMEAHMTRSLGVEFATRPDGRAREVLGVSPEVMDLFSSRRKAVTGRTAEMLTEFRHTYGREPSSAERFYIARQATLATRAAKSHEGETRAEQLARWTEQCAESIGTGLGQVAHDVRVRAQQASDAAEWSVQDVVDRALAGVSETKQAWTRSSLMRAVSDALPGNLRLPPEDIRPLLDGLTDAALDGAVPVTRPGDTTNLPASELLADGRSPYTAPAVALFTTEGQVSAEHALRAALVRRGAARFTPDAAGAVVARFATSGRPLGVDQAAALRGVLTSGAQVEVLSAAPGTGKSFVVGALSEAWVGVDERRVFGLTPSQVAAGVLAEEGVTVATNTAAWLGAQVRLAAGGPVSRTDERWRLRRDDLVVVDEANMAGTDQLADIQARCAQAGAKLLLVGDPRQLGAVGPGGALADVAKHGIRYELAEVRRFSAEWERAASLRLRDGDPDVLAEYGKHGRLREGGTAEQAETAASRAWLADTLAGRESLLMVRDNEAAARVSAALRAELVSLGRVDEAGVPLGREGWEGVTAGVGDLVQARRNGWELIGVDGNTRAPINRDTYRVTALRPDGGLTVAPVVGRGPDGEVLGDPLALPASYIAADLTLGYASTAHAAEGRTVDTAHCVPGAGTDLPGLLVPMTRGRESNTAWVVTTATPPDAATGETFDVEPRSAAAVLADVLDGYERERSALAVREQADIAARSTMTHVEQLADIVARTVTAGRTAATLDRLTADGAITPDQRAALAADEAFGSLERLLRTAELAGHDPDVVLSGVLADRDLTGARSPAQVLHSRITSAYAGRLTPHLTTMSDLIPSRVPEEWAAWLTDRAEAADARRHELGFQAAEQPPRWALDALGPVPADDDVLARQEWEHRAGWAAAYRELAGHTDDLDPLGHAPAPGLAEKAAVYRAAHEALGLLDVGAEEADLTDGQLRARYVAYAREETWAPRDVADELDATHQAAAKARTDAELWAARADAPGLDEADAVRLRADAAAAAREAEQLAARAAVLEDADQARGRWFVHTAVTRDNAHRAGTELRARGIDPDHPTDRITADEWLALHRAEEADADRDREIRDEHELYGSDIERIADPADAAETAVPDVRDLSTAHPSERTDRAERRRIPTIDETAEAVARAQLALAEITARTEAENRGVARDAEFEQIVELARHAEPVAEVDDSDELSRYR